Part of the Tolypothrix sp. PCC 7910 genome, ACTCAATAATTGTTGATAAAAGAGAAAATGACAAGGGGAAAGAGGTAAAGAAAATACCTTTAACTCTTTCTCTGTTATCTTTTCTTTAAAACCAATTTCGAGTGTAAAACTCTATCCTTTGCAGTCTTGCTCACAGATTGGCACTTTATGCCCAATACCCTTACACCCGCCGTAAAGGGCTTTGTCATCTATTTAGACTTGAGACTTTTGACAGTAGAAAGGATAAAGGATGTTCGCCCTTGGCGCTCCCGTTCGCGTAGCGTCCCGTAGGGAAGGGTAGGATGAAGGAAGAATTGGTAAAAGCGTCCTTAGGTGAAAAAATAACACTTTTTTTGTAATAAGTACCCCATCTATTAATTAGTGGAGTCATTTTATCCTTGATACTTCACACTTCAGCCTTCCTTTGACTAATTACTATTTAAATGTTCATCTAAAAAACTGAGTAATTTGTCTTTACCAATGACACCCTCAGAGGATGCCAAAAGTGCATTGTCTTTAATAAGCCTTAAGGCTGGTACACCTTCTACCTGATACTGCTTCACAGTAAGTGGGTTGGGGTCAATTTCCATTTTGACAACTTTTAGGCGATCGCTGTATTTGGTAGCAGCTAAGTTAATTAATGGTGACATTAGCCGACAAGGCCCGCACCAAGAAGCCCAAAAGTAAACCAACACTGGCAGATCGGTTGTTAAGACTTCGGTTTCAAACTCAGCATCAGTTACGGTGATTACACCCTTACTCATTGCAGTCTCCATGAGGTGGCATTTATCAAAATGGGCACACAAAATACTCTATCCCAAACTGAGGACATATGGGGCATTGGGCATTGGGCATTGGGAATGGGTAATGGGTAATGGGTAATGGGTAATGGGTAATAATAATTTCCCGTTTTTCCTTTCCCCTTTCCCCTTTTCCCCTTTTCCCCACCCTCCAGACACAAAATCCCACAACCAAAGGGCGTGGGATGAGCTTTCATCAGTGTTTTGAAGATATTACATCTGATCCAATTGCTTGCGTAAAGACTCTAACTCAGCATCCACCACTTCATTAGATTTTGGCTGTGTGCTTTGTGGTTGGGGTGTTTCAGGTGGTAGTGCGGGTTGATTGGCTGAGCTAGCAGGGCCTAAAGTCATTTGGGCTTTCAAGGCTGCTAATTCATCGTCAACATCACTACCCGCTTCTAAAGCGGCAAATTGGCTTTCTAAATCAGTACCAGCCAATTCTCCTACTGACTGCGCCCTAGCCTCTTGTATTAAGACTTTTTCTTCCATGCGCTCAAAAGCAGCCATTGCACTGCTGGTATTCATACCCCGTACCATGCCTTGCAGTTGTTCTTGGGCTTTGGCGGTGGTAATCCGGGCTTTGAGCATTTCTTTCTTGGTTTTAGCCTCAGAAATCTTGCTTTCTAGCTGGATGAGGTTGCGCTTGAGGGTTTCAACTTGCACGCTTTGTTGATCTAAGCTAGTTTTCAGAGCAGTACCAGTCTCAGTGTAAGTTTTTTTGCGTTCTAAGGCTTGCCGTGCTAGATTTTCATCACCTTTTTGCAGGGCTAATTGGGCATTACGTTGCCATTTATTAATTTCATTTTGGGCATCATTGTACTGTTTTTCAGTGCGTTTTTGTGCCGCGATCGTTTGAGCAACACCCTGACGCAGCTGTACTAAGTCTTCCTGCATTTCCAGGATGGCTTGTTCCAGCATTTTTTCAGGATCTTCAGCTTTATTTACCAGGTCGTTGAGATTGGCACTGACTACTCGCTTAATCCGATCAAATAATCCCATAACTTTGTTTTTTCCTTGTGTTGTTTACGCAATTTGTTGGACAGTTAAGCTTTTTACTGTTTAATAGCTACTTATTCCAATGTAATCTTTCCGGTCTGGAACAGTACCTCCCAACACCCCTTAATTGTTAAGATATACTCCCGCCTCAGTAATTGCCCAATCTATAGTTAGTCTTGAGTGCTGAGTTCTGAGTAATGAGTCGAGATTTCTAATTCAGCACTCGTTACTGGGAACTGTCACAGCCCCTTTTATAACCCCTGCGGTGGAAAGATTTTCCGCCGCAGGAAACTAGCACTCAGCACTACATAATCAGTACTTATGACTTTTCATTGTTGGGTAACTGTTGTGATGGTGTGTTATTTGCATCATCAAAAACCTGCACTTTCATTGCTGCTAGTTCAGCATCAATATCATTGGTAGATTCTAATGAAGCAAATTTCTTTTGCAGATCATCGCCACCCAGTTGCACCATTGCTTCTGATTGGGCTTCTATTTGCAAAACTTTGTCTTCCATACGCTCAAATGCATTGAGGCTGCTGGTTGAGGAAACTCCGTTGAGCATTTCCTGGAGCTTTGTGGACGCTTCTGCGGAACGGGCGCGGGCAATAAACATATCTTTTTTGGTTTTGGCTTCAGATATTTTTAATTCCAGCGTCCGCATATCCTGTTTGAGTTTATCCACCACACCATTTTGCTCAGATCTTTGATTAGAGAGAGCCTTGGCAGTTTCTTGGTAAACTCGGCGTTTAGTGAGAGCTTCTTTTGCCAGGGTTTCGTTACCTTGTTGTAGAGCCAGTTGAGCGCGACGATACCATTCTTCTGCTGTAGACTCAGCCGCAGCAGCTTGTCGTTCGGTACGTTTTTGGATTGCGATCGCTTGTGCTACTCCCCGCCGGAGTTGCATTAAATTTTCTTGCATATCCAAGACGGTTTTTTCCAGAATCTGCTCTGGATCTTCCGTACTGCCGATCAAACTATTGAGGTTAGCGCGAAACACCCGCAGGATACGCTTCATCACTTCCATATCGGCTCTCCATTCATTGTGTACCAGTCAACCCAACTCCTTTGGCGAAATTTAAAAGTCAAAAAACTTTAATTTTAGGCTTTTGGATGATGTTGTAACTGAGTTCGCTGTTTGCTCTCCAGCTTTTTTGCAAGGTAGGGTATGGTATTTTTCTTTCCATCATGCTGTACTGGGCAGAAGCTAATTATTGATATTTACTTCATTATCGCCTAGATTTTCGACACTTATGGCTATTCCACTCTGGCTTGAATTCCCCGTTTTTGTAACATTTCCAGATGTTTTTGTACTTCTTTTTGAGTTTTAAAAGCACCTAGAAAAATCAACCTCTTATCAGTTGATAAATAAGCATCAGGAATTACTTGTCGTACCGAGGCAAAAGTCCTTTCATTTTGATTATCGATGACTACATGATAAAACCCATCTGCTGAAGGTTTGGTCTGTGGATTTAGTACGACTGGGGCGGAGTTGACTGATGACGTAGGTGGATTGATGGGAGATGCAGGTTCTACCGTTTGTAATGGCGCTGCTGCTGTCGGATTTGCGGGTTGTGCTGCAGATAAGCCTGTGGGGGGTTGTACTGGTGGCGCGACTTTTTGTGCTGGGATCTGGTTAGGTAATGCTGCTGTATTTACTTGGCCTTTGGGTGTTAAGCCAACAATATCATTAGGATCTTTGACTTCGGGAAACTCTTTAGCCGCCAAATTAGGATACTTGGGTATGGGTGTGAGTAATGTTTCCGGTTGCGTTTGGATATTAGCCACTACGTTTGTAGTATTGTCCGCTGGTTCGGAAGATTTACCATTAAACACATTACTCAGCTTTAACTGTGTCAAGCTTTTAGGATTAAACACCACATAGCCTAGAGTTAAACTTGCTAGTAATAGCAGCAACATTGAACCTATACCCAAAGGTGAAAGTATTCCGTCATTAGAACTGCTGTTGGGTCTTTTCGCTGGCGATTCTTCGTCTGTAACGCTACGCAACAGCGCTTCACTAGATTCTAAGTAGTTATCAGGTTCGATAGGCGTATCATCTGGCTGTAAAAGAGTATCACCCTCATCAGGCTGTCCTGTACGTACTATGCTGCTGGCAGGGGTTGGTGGGGTTGATGGCGTTGGTGGGATTGGTGGGATTGATGGCGGTGGTGGCGGTGGTGGAGTTAACGTTGTTGCCACCTCTGGAGTTGAGGGTAACTGGAGATGATCTAGTTCCTCAAACTGTACTGTATCTGTTGCTGCTTCTATCTGAGGATCTGGCATTACAGGCGCAGGTGGCGTGGGGAGTTTAATTTCTCCTGTCTGAGATTGTTCTAGAATTGCTGCTGCGATCGCTTGGGGTGAACTGCCAATATAACTAACTACACGAGGATTTGCTAATCTCGAGGTATCGCGTGTGCGTCTATACCGCGCTAATTCTTGATCTAACTGGACTTCTAAGCTTGCCAATGCCGCTGCTAGCGGTGGCTTCAGCCCAGGTATTTTAGAAGATTGAGTACGGGAATCTATTGGTAAATTTTGACTCATGGCCTGCTCCATAAATTTTGATAATTGAATTGCCGCCTTGCCATCACGGTCAATTTATCAATCATAATTAGGACAACTGTAAAGACGTTGTGACAGTGGTACACTAGCCGTCACAACACAGGGAAGTCTTGCAATGGACTGGCTCATTTTTTCAGCATCCTGAATGAATTGTTCTAGTATAGACTCGAGAAACAAACTCAATCATGGCTTATGTAACTGACCCAGATCTGTTTGCTAAGGGGGTCAACAGCAACTCAAGCATATTAAAACTGGTTTTCAACTTCTTATCAGCGAAAATACATTTAATTTGTATATTAAATTTTATCAATCTCTTGTGGGACAGCATCTTGCCCGCCGCCCTGAGGATGTAACTTGAAAATAAGGCAGGAGGCAGGAGGCAGGATTAATATTCCGTCCTGTGCCAAAACAGGGGCGTGAATGACTAATTTGAATGTTAATGAGCTTATCTGAAAAAGACGCGATCGCTACACTTAACGTCTTCTCTACAACAAAGCCCTAATTTGCAAGCTCCCATAACCATCCTAAGAGTGAAATCAAATAACAACTTTAGGTGGTAACTAAAAAAATTATTAATAGATAACATAGTTTAACTAATGCCTGAGCAAATAATTACGAATTACGAATTATTTTGAAATTATCTGTTGCCAATGCTAGGTAATAGATTGCCATCGCTCAAAAAGCAGTACTAACTAGCGGAGGATCATCATGAAAGCAGAAGACCTTCTTTCTAACTATGCCGCAGGCACAAGAGATTTTACTGCAGTCAACCTCAGCGAAGCCAATTTGAGAGAAGCCAATCTGAGTGGGGCAATTTTAGATAGAGCAATTTTAGATGGTGCGAATCTTAGCCATGCAAATTTAAGCCAAACTAGCCTGATTGAGGCAGATCTCAACGGTGCAAATTTGAGTGATGCTGACCTCACAGGGAGTAATCTCACTGGAGCTATCTTAGATGGCGCTATTTTAGATGGTGCTGTTTTAGATAGTGCTAATTTGACTCAGGCTGATTTAACTGTTGCCAAGCTAATTGAAGCTAATCTGAATGAGGCGGAGTTACATGAAGCAACTTTGGTAGCTGCAAATCTAGATAAAGCCGATTTAAGTGGCGCAGACTTAACCGTAGCTGACCTCAGCCAGGCGAATCTTGCTCAAGCAGACTTAAACCAAGCCAACTTAAACGGCGCAAATTTAGAGCAAGCTAATTTGGAAGGGACAATTTTGGATGAGAATGGTTGAATTTGTCATTTGTCATTTGTCATTGGTAATGGGAATTTATCCCTTTGTCTACCTCATCTCCCTAATCCCTAATCCCCAATCCCTAATCCCCAATCCCCAATCCCCAATCCCCACAACAAAGAGAATCCAGGGAGACAAGGGAGAGACTTCTGCCATAATTCTCCCTTGTCTTCCTTATTCACCGCTGTTGTGACAAACTGATTTCAATTAAAAATCAAAAATTAATTTCTGATTTATCTGCCCATATAACGACTAGCCATTTTGATAGCGTCAGAAATATCGACATCGCCATCATTATCAGAATCCAGGAAACTGCTGAGTACTGGATTTCCCCCAGCTTGGAAACCTTGGGTGTTGGCTCCAGATTGTAAGAAGTTCAGCACCACAGGCACAATTTGGGGTAGCAATTGTTGAATCATCCCAGCATCCAAGCCAGTGCGTTGAGCAGCAAATTCCGCAACTTGTTGCTGTAACGCAGGAGAAAATATGGAATTAACTGCTGCGGAATTAGGCGAAGTCCCTGCAAATTCATTGACTACAGATTGCACAGCTTCATTACCTTCTGTGGCTTGCTTTTCTTGTAAAGCCGATCGCACTTGACCACCTACAACCGACAACAGTGATTGAATTGTAGAAGCATCTGCACCAGTGCTATTACTCAATTGATCTACAGTGCTAATAATACTTCCCAATTGTCCCAAACTGCCTTGCTGATTAGGATTGGCGACAGCACCAAGAATTTGATCAAAAAGTCCCATAAGTTTTTTCTCCTTATGTTAGTCTCAGAATCAGTGGTTGATGGCACATCGTCTTCGATGAATCATCCCTACAAGCATCTTAGAGGAAAACTGCAGAGACATCAGTTGCTAGCCTAAATAATTAGTAATAAAGGCTGCGATTTTAGTAACGAATATCGCAATAGAACTCAGATATTTATAAGTAAAATAAGCATAAATAAATACGTTTGATTAATAAAATATTTCTGTTGACAAAGAAAATTGAACAGAAAAATAGGTGTATCTGAACTTTATTGAGACATAAATAAGTATTTTTTATAGGCTAAAAAAGTAGTTTTTTATTCGGATATTTCATTGAAATTGCTATCACAACAGTATTAATCACCTCAACCTTGAAGCTTCGCAGGAAATTGATTGTAAAAATAGAAAGTTGTAAAAGTAAATTGAATTAATAATTAAAATTATAAGAAGTGTAAATAGATTTATGTACAGATAAATACGTAGATTCATGTAGTGATTTTTAAAGCTTATATAAAGAATCAATCTATTATTGCAAAGATAGCCTCAAGGTTCCTGATGTCGTGAATATCACGTGCTAAATGTTACTAGGAATTTGGATCTTGTTTCAGCACCAGTAAGATTTATTACAAAAATGGGAATGAAAAATGGCACAATCTAATTACGATAACTTCCAGATTGGTGATAACTTTGAAATAGATGATGTTAATAAACTTAGACAAAATCTATTTACTATTAAGCAGCTAATAGATAATAACTCTGACTTAGCAGATGATTATAAAGAAACTGTCTGTCATATTCTCAGTTGTCATCCTGATTTGAGATATGAATTTCAATATCTTTGGAATCGTTGTGGATGCTGATAAAGAAGATAAACAATTGAGGAGCAATGTTTATCTTCTTTAATTTAGTAAGATTACATGCTTACCATTTTTCACTATTCTTTAAGGGAAGAAAGATAATAAAGCTTTTTTCCCTTAAAATATATTAATAGGACTTACGCAAGTGTCACATTTTTTTGTTTAGGCTCTCCAGGGTCAAGAGTAAAAAGTCCAAAAAAACTAAATTTTTGACCATTAACTCTTGACTCTTAAACCACAAAATAGGTGTACCAGTTGCATAAGTCCTAATTAATTATTTTTCTGCTATATAAGGGTCATACTTGATTTATAAAACAAGCTAGTACAAAGCGGCGGAAATAAGGGTATCATCAGAAATAGCCAAAAATATTGCAGTATTAAGTATTCTTTCTTTTGAGTTTTGCCTTTTATATTTATTCTCCTACGGATGCAAATCTTTTCTGGAATTACTGCGGATTTCCATGCATTATTTTTTTATTTTTTCAATCTCAATTCCTAAAAGAAATAAATATCCCTGCAATCTTTGCAATGCTTCATAAGATAAATTTCCTGATTCAGAACTTACCAATTTAGGAATCACCTCTTCTCGAATTTCATTAAGCACATCTAAATATATAAATTGAGGCATTTTCAAAACAATTACATCAGCAACAACGGGCTGCGTATGTGTAGACAGACTTTCGACTACAACATTTAAGCAGTTACCAATATCTTCAGCAAGTTGAGAAATTTTATCCTGTGTTTCTAGCAAACCTCCTAATTGATGCATCTCTGGATACTTATTTAGAAAACTTCTAATTCCTAAATCTGTTAGATTGATGTATTTAGGTTTTAACCATTCACTGGCGAGGATATCAAATTCCTTTCGCCTTTGAACTTTCTTTTGCCCCTCTTCTCTATTATCGTGAAGATTCTGTAACTCCTTTCTTAGTTCTTCTTCTACTTCTTTTTTAGGAGAAACTTTAGCCTTTAACCATTGTGTAACTACTTCACTGATAATTGATTCTAATTCAATGCTATCTTTTGTTGATAAAGTTGGACTATTATTGATCAATTCAAGTGCCGTATTAATTTTTTGTTGCAATTCTATTATTTGTTGGTGTTTATTTGGTTCGGACATCATAAATAATTTTGTTAATGATAGCAATAAATTATCTGTTAAAATTGTTTTGTTTGATTCTATAATATTTAATTTATCATCAACTTCTTCCCTAAGGAATAATTCACCTAGTTCAGGCGCAAAATCTTTTGAATATTTAGCTTTTTGCCAATTTTTAGCTTTTTGAATTTGATTGATATTCAAGTTTTTAGCACCCACAAATATTGCATTTTCTATATTAGCACCGCTGAGATTTGCTCTCCATAAATCGGCACCTCGAAAATCCGCACCTGATAAATCAGCTTCTTGCAGTTGAGCATTTTCTAAAAGTACTCTTTGCATATTTGCTCCCTTAAGTATTGCACCCTGAAGCTCAGCTTTATCTAAGTTAGCTTCTTCTAACTTGGCTCGACGTAAATTTGCATTTTGTAATTTTGCTTCTTTTAAATTAGCCTGTCTTAGGTTAGACTCTTGAAGATTAGCTTTTATTAAGTTACTGCGTTGGAGTAAGCTACCTTGAAGATTTGCTTTTTCTAGAACAGCTCCTTGCAGGTTAATCTCCATCAAATCTGCGTTTTCTGCATCTAAACCTTTTAAGGAAACTTTATCTTCATATAGTTCCTTAAGTGCTAGAATTCTAGCTCCACTTGTCTCCGATTCTCTAGAACCATCTATCAAGCTCCATGCCTCACGATATGCCCTTTTTTTACGTTCAAATGTATCTAAAATAAATAAGAAAGCAATAAAAACTACACTAAAATTCTGAATTTGCTGCAATAATTTTGAATTACCTAGTCTACAAATAAAATTTTCAATTTCTACCTTTCCTTGCTGACAAACTAGTTCTCCTTTTTCATTCTTTGTTTGTGGTTCCCAATAAGGAATCCCAATGAATATAGTAGAAGTAAATACAAAAGCAATCAGTATTTGACAAAATCCTTGAATAGTGCTTCTTCTGGTCAACACTGGTAACAGAGAATTTTTAATTTTTGACCATTTTAATGATTGAGTCATAGGTAAAAGCATCCTGGGTAAAGTATGTTAATTATCATATATATGTACGGATATAGTATTGACTAATTTTACAAAAATACCCAATTAGACCTGAAGTGAATTACAAACTGCTCTTTCCCCATATAGGTGTCAAGACTTTTGAGAAATCGTTGTTTTGAAACTATCTACGAAATTACAAGGTTTTGGGCACTCATTTCACATTAGATGTAAATTGCCTATCGACTCAAAAAACATGAGGCATCATATAAAAGAGGTAAGTCAGAACTCTGCCTTGGTTCAATGGTAATGGCTGAAGTTTGTTCTAACTCCTCAGTAATGACTTTTAATAGCAAATTTATTAGAGATTGAACACGCACTCTTGTCATACGAATGCGAGAGAGATAAGTTACCCGCTATATTAAGTACCAATCAAGTACTGAGATAGCGATCGCACTCAACCCCATCTTCAAAAATGCGATCGCACTTTGCTATTGTCGGTGTTTTCCACAGGGATTTGGGCACTATATGGCCAGCCTTTGTTGCAATATGATGCCAGACTCTTGCTCAAATCATGTCCTTTAACTCTGCCAATAAGCACCTTCTGAAATCAAATAACCGGATACAACTCAACTTAATTCTCATTGTGCCCTTTGTACTGCAAATTTTTGCGGCTGTGGGATTAGTTGGGTATCTCTCATTCAAAAATAGTCAAAAAGCTGTGAACAATCTGGCTGAACAGTTGATTGATAAAGCTGGTCAGCAGGTTGACGATCGCCTGGATATGTATCTGGCGTTACCCATTCAATTAACCCAAATAAATGTAGATGCGATCGCTAATCGCGAATTAAATCTCAACGATCCCATAGCTAGCGGACATTATTTTTGGAGACAAGCTAAAGCTTTTCCTCATCTCAGCTATGTGGGCTATAGTTTAATCGACAAAAGAGAAGCTGGCGCAGGACGTTGGATTAAAGGAGTTGACCTAGTACTCTATGAAAACTTGAGCAGCGGTAAAGCTTCAGACTATGTTGCTGATGCTCAAGGTAAGCGCGCTAAACTTTTACAAAGCTATGATTTCAATCCGTTAACTGAGCCGTGGTATAAAGACACCGTCACCGCAGGCAAGTTGACCTGGAGTAAAATTAAAGCGGCTGAAATTCGTAATTCACAATTTACTGAGGCGGGAAAAGCACTGCAAAAGCAGGATAATTCTTTAGATAATGGGCTTGACTATTACATTGCGGTTTCGGCTGCGGCTCCATTCTACGACACCAACCGCAAGTTGCTGGGCGTTACAAGTATCGATTTGGCACTAACTAGTATTAGTGATTTTCTGCGTCACC contains:
- a CDS encoding co-chaperone YbbN, which produces MSKGVITVTDAEFETEVLTTDLPVLVYFWASWCGPCRLMSPLINLAATKYSDRLKVVKMEIDPNPLTVKQYQVEGVPALRLIKDNALLASSEGVIGKDKLLSFLDEHLNSN
- a CDS encoding PspA/IM30 family protein codes for the protein MGLFDRIKRVVSANLNDLVNKAEDPEKMLEQAILEMQEDLVQLRQGVAQTIAAQKRTEKQYNDAQNEINKWQRNAQLALQKGDENLARQALERKKTYTETGTALKTSLDQQSVQVETLKRNLIQLESKISEAKTKKEMLKARITTAKAQEQLQGMVRGMNTSSAMAAFERMEEKVLIQEARAQSVGELAGTDLESQFAALEAGSDVDDELAALKAQMTLGPASSANQPALPPETPQPQSTQPKSNEVVDAELESLRKQLDQM
- a CDS encoding PspA/IM30 family protein, with product MEVMKRILRVFRANLNSLIGSTEDPEQILEKTVLDMQENLMQLRRGVAQAIAIQKRTERQAAAAESTAEEWYRRAQLALQQGNETLAKEALTKRRVYQETAKALSNQRSEQNGVVDKLKQDMRTLELKISEAKTKKDMFIARARSAEASTKLQEMLNGVSSTSSLNAFERMEDKVLQIEAQSEAMVQLGGDDLQKKFASLESTNDIDAELAAMKVQVFDDANNTPSQQLPNNEKS
- a CDS encoding pentapeptide repeat-containing protein; translation: MKAEDLLSNYAAGTRDFTAVNLSEANLREANLSGAILDRAILDGANLSHANLSQTSLIEADLNGANLSDADLTGSNLTGAILDGAILDGAVLDSANLTQADLTVAKLIEANLNEAELHEATLVAANLDKADLSGADLTVADLSQANLAQADLNQANLNGANLEQANLEGTILDENG
- a CDS encoding DUF937 domain-containing protein, with amino-acid sequence MGLFDQILGAVANPNQQGSLGQLGSIISTVDQLSNSTGADASTIQSLLSVVGGQVRSALQEKQATEGNEAVQSVVNEFAGTSPNSAAVNSIFSPALQQQVAEFAAQRTGLDAGMIQQLLPQIVPVVLNFLQSGANTQGFQAGGNPVLSSFLDSDNDGDVDISDAIKMASRYMGR
- a CDS encoding pentapeptide repeat-containing protein encodes the protein MTQSLKWSKIKNSLLPVLTRRSTIQGFCQILIAFVFTSTIFIGIPYWEPQTKNEKGELVCQQGKVEIENFICRLGNSKLLQQIQNFSVVFIAFLFILDTFERKKRAYREAWSLIDGSRESETSGARILALKELYEDKVSLKGLDAENADLMEINLQGAVLEKANLQGSLLQRSNLIKANLQESNLRQANLKEAKLQNANLRRAKLEEANLDKAELQGAILKGANMQRVLLENAQLQEADLSGADFRGADLWRANLSGANIENAIFVGAKNLNINQIQKAKNWQKAKYSKDFAPELGELFLREEVDDKLNIIESNKTILTDNLLLSLTKLFMMSEPNKHQQIIELQQKINTALELINNSPTLSTKDSIELESIISEVVTQWLKAKVSPKKEVEEELRKELQNLHDNREEGQKKVQRRKEFDILASEWLKPKYINLTDLGIRSFLNKYPEMHQLGGLLETQDKISQLAEDIGNCLNVVVESLSTHTQPVVADVIVLKMPQFIYLDVLNEIREEVIPKLVSSESGNLSYEALQRLQGYLFLLGIEIEKIKK